A single region of the Triticum dicoccoides isolate Atlit2015 ecotype Zavitan chromosome 2B, WEW_v2.0, whole genome shotgun sequence genome encodes:
- the LOC119361073 gene encoding probable transcription factor MYB58 has protein sequence MARAPGGAARRRGGRRDGSGEAVRKGPWMAEEDAVLLEHVRTHGPRDWSSIRSKGALQRTGKSCRLRWVNKLRPNLKTGCKFSADEERVVIELQAQFGNKWARIATYLPGRTDNDVKNFWSTRQKRLARLLRAPLRARPSKTRSSNTKAPGSSVESAMGSCQDHVPSVGNSSGGQSFAAAPPMEYQDTARISHDQMCPGFLSFEPLPLQAAAPATEGEASSSNAAYYQLAPESSFYHHPYHLLEFPGLPERCSVDPGFVGASAMDDLAYQELLPPPHPAPMMMPFFGMEYARDAIKVETRDNFFDDLPPDVFDSFDQVPPPFSPSATNSEL, from the exons ATGGCGCGAGCACCCGGTGGCGCCGCCCGCCGGAGGGGCGGCAGGAGGGACGGCAGCGGCGAGGCGGTGCGGAAGGGGCCGTGGATGGCGGAGGAGGACGCGGTGCTGCTGGAGCACGTGCGCACGCACGGCCCGCGCGACTGGAGCTCCATTCGATCCAAAGGCGCCCTGCAGCGCACCGGCAAGTCCTGCCGCCTCCGCTGGGTCAACAAGCTCCGGCCCAACCTCAAGAC TGGCTGCAAGTTCTCTGCGGACGAGGAGCGTGTGGTGATCGAGCTGCAGGCGCAGTTCGGGAACAAGTGGGCGAGGATCGCCACCTACCTGCCGGGCCGGACGGACAACGACGTCAAGAACTTCTGGAGCACCCGCCAGAAGCGGCTCGCCAGGCTGCTGCGCGCGCCTCTCCGCGCCCGGCCCAGCAAGACCAGGAGCAGCAACACCAAAGCGCCCGGATCCTCTGTCGAGTCCGCCATG GGTTCTTGCCAGGATCATGTTCCGTCCGTGGGCAACTCTTCCGGAGGCCAAAGCTTCGCGGCTGCACCGCCCATGGAGTACCAGGACACAGCGCGAATCTCGCATGATCAGATGTGCCCTGGATTCCTCAGTTTCGAGCCATTGCCGCTGCAGGCAGCAGCACCGGCCACTGAAGGCGAAGCGAGCTCGTCGAACGCAGCTTATTATCAGCTAGCCCCAGAATCGTCGTTTTATCATCATCCCTACCATCTGCTGGAATTCCCGGGCTTGCCGGAGAGATGCAGCGTCGATCCCGGGTTCGTCGGAGCGAGCGCCATGGATGATCTCGCGTACCAGGAGCTGCTTCCACCTCCGCATCCTGCGCCGATGATGATGCCGTTCTTCGGCATGGAGTATGCGCGTGATGCCATCAAGGTCGAGACTCGGGACAACTTCTTCGACGACCTGCCCCCGGACGTGTTTGACTCTTTTGATCAGGTGCCGCCGCCGTTCTCGCCGTCAGCGACCAACTCTGAACTCTAA